From the genome of Streptosporangiales bacterium:
ACTCCGGCGGCATCGTCTCCGAGTTCATGCCGGCCTGGATGCCGTTCCAGATCGAGACCGTGCAGTACGGCAACCCGGACGCGCCGGAGAACCCGAACAACGGCCGCCGCGTGACCGGCGACGAGGACGTCGACAAGGACGAGCGCCGGCGGCTCGCCATCGACATCGGCGGCATGCTCGACGAGCACCCGTTCGACGACGAGTACTACAGGGACCGGTCAGCAACACTCGAACGCATCACCGTGCCGCTGCTGTCGGCCGCGAACTGGGGCGGGATGGCGCTGCACTCGCGCGGGAACGTCGAGGGCTACCTGCGCAGCAGCTCGGCCCAGAAGTGGTTGGAGATCCACGGCTTCGAGCACTGGACCGAGTTCTACACCGACTACGGGCGCGACCTGCAGCGCAGGTTCTTCGACCACTTCCTCAAGGGCGCGGACAACGGCTTCGACCGGCACCCGCCGGTGCAGCTGAAGGTCAGGCACGTGGACCACTTCGTGGAACGGCACGAGCACGAGTGGCCGCTCGCGCGTACCGAGTGGACCAGGTACTACCTCGACGCCGCCGGCAGCGCACTGTCGACGAGCCGGCCCGCGACGCCGCAAGACGCCTCGTCCGAGGCGCGCTCGGCCGGCCGCACGTTCGTCACCGAGGTGTTCGGCGAGGAGACGGAGATCACCGGCCCGGTGACGTTGAAGCTGTTCGTCGCCTCGACGACGACCGACGCGGACATCTTCGCCACCGTGCACCTCTACGACCCGGAAGGCACCGAGGTGCTGTTCTCTTCCGCCTTCGAACCGCGCGCGCCGCTGACGCAGGGCTGGCTGCGGGTCTCCCACCGCGCGACCGACCCGCAGCGGTCCGAGCCCTGGCGGCCATGGCACACGCACGACGCGATGCAGCCACTCACTCCTGGCGAGGTCTACGAGGTGGACGTCGAGGTGTGGCCCACCTCGATCGTCGTACCGCCCGGCTACCGCATCGGGCTCACCGTGCAGGGTCAGGACTACGACCACGGCGGCGAGCGCACCCCGGCGTACGCGCGCGAGCAGTTCGGCAGCGGACCGTACTGGCACGAGCATCCCGGAGACCGGGACAAGCCCGAGTACTCCGGCACCACCACGCTGGTGTGCGATGATGAGCGGCAGCCGTACCTCGTACTGCCGGTCATACCCGCCGGTGCCTGATGAGTGAGGCGGTGCATGGACGCACGGGCGACGCACGACTCGTCGAGTCGAGCCGGCGTCACCGTCGACGAGCTCACCGCCGCCCTCGGCTCCGGCTACGTCGACCTGATCGACCACGGCACCCGGGCCGGCGCACCGATCGCCGGCGTCTGCGTCTACGAGCCGGACGCCGCCTGGGTCGGTGAGCACCAGCTCGCGCTGCTGACCGACGCGGGCGAGGAGATGCACGCGGCAAGCGTCGCGTTGCGACATGCCGCCAGCCGCGGGTGCGTCGGTGTCGTCGTCGACCGGCGGGTCGGGCCGCTCGCGCTCGCCGCGCTCGCCCGGCTGGCGAGGGACGAACGCGTCGCGCTGTACGAGCGGTGCAGCGGCGTCTCCTGGCTGGCGCTCGCCGACGCGATCCGCGACGTGCTGCACAAGCACGACGGTGGCGGCGAGGACATGGTGGGCAGCGTCGCACCCGGCGACCTCACCGGCCTGGCCGAGGCACTCGCCGACTTCCTCGGCGGCCCGGTGATCATCGAGGACGCCAACTTCCAGGTGCTCGCCTTCTCCACGTTGACCGACGCCGTGGACCACGGTCGCGACGCCGCGATCCTCGGCGGCCGGATACCGGACGAGTGGCTGCGACACCTGGAGGAGAAGGGCGCACTGGAGACGCTGCTCACCACCGACCACGTCGTCAACGTGGACGATGGGCCGTACCAGGCGCAGCGGCGGCTGCTGCGCGGTATCCGGGTGGACGACCACCCGGTGGGCGTCCTCTGGGTCGCGGAGGGCAGCAAACCGTTGCGTGACGACGTCGCGGAGAAGATGCACGTAGCGGCGGGGATCTGCGCACCACACCTGCTGCGCTACCAGGACGAGATGCTCGGCCAGCGGGCGGCACAGCGCAAGATCCTGCGCACCCTCATCGAGACCGGCGAGCTGTCGCGGTCGGTGGCCGAGGATCTCGGCGTGGTGCCCGCGGACGCGTACTGCATGCTCGCGTTGCGCCGCGCCGACGGCGCCGCGTCCAGTCACGCCGAACGCAACCGGCTGGTCGAGTCCGTCGACCTCTACTGCCAGGCGTACCGCTGGCGGGTCGCCACCACCGCCGTCGGCCAGACGATCTACTGCCTGGTGGCGCTCACCGACGGACGCGAGCTCGGCAACGTACAGGAGCTCGGCGAGGGGTTGGCGGACAACGCCCGCCGCACGCTGCGGTTCGACACCCTGGTGGCGGTGAGCGAGCAGCGCCAGCGGCTGACGTCGGCGCCCGAGCTGCGCGACCAGGCCGACAACGTGCTCGAGGTACTCGCCCGCACCGGCCAGCCGGTGCTGCGGTTCGACGACGCCGTACCGCAGATCCTGCTGAACCGGCTCGGCGCGGCCGTACGGACCGACGAGCACGCCAGGTACCACAAGCTGGAGGCGCTGCGCGAGCACGACCGCACGCACGGCACCAACTACGTGCACACGCTAGCCGTGTTCCTCCGTGCCTTCGGCAACACCAGGGCCGCCGCCGTCGAGCTCGACCTGCACCCCACCACGTTGCGCTACCGACTCGGCCGGATCACCGAGCTCTCCGGCATCGACTTCACCAACTCCGACGAACGCCTCTTCTGCGAACTGGTCCTCAGGGACGGCTGACCCTCACCCGGCGCCCTCGGCTTGTCGGGTGGCGGTGGTGTCGGGGGTCCAGCCGTGCACCATGCGGCCGCGGGTCTCCGGCAGCAGGAGCACCCCGATGGCCGCGACCAGGCCGAACGACGCGACGACCATGACCGCCTGGGGCAGGCTGCCGCCGAACCAGGACGCCGCGATCACCCCGGCGAACACCGGTCCTGGCGCAGTGAGGATGCGGCCGAAGCTGTTCGTGAACGACATCGCCGTCGCCCGGATCGGCGGCGCGAACAGCTCGGGGAACCACACCGCACAGCCGGAGAACGTGCCGAAGATGCCGAACCCGATCACCGGCAGCACCACCAGGTACGCGCCGAAGCCCCAGCCCCACGGGAACAGCGCGAACGAACCGCCCCACATGCACGCGATGCTGATCGCGAACGCGGGTCTGCGCCCCACGACGTCCGCAATGAACCCCCAGCTCGCGTAGCCGAGGAAGCCGCCGAGGTTCAGCAACGCCGTGCCGAGCGCGACCTGCGTGATCGCGTCGTCCGGTGCTGCGCCGAGGTTGCGGATCATCTGCGGCGCCCAGGTCGTGATCGACCAGAACGACACCAGCGAACCGGCACAGACGACCATGGCGAGGATCGTCGTGCGCCGCACCGACGGGGAGAACAGCTCCACCAGGGTGAACCTCGGCCGCTCGGAACCTGTGTCCCGCTGCAGTCGCCGCTGCCTGCGTGCGGCGACCGCGGTCTCCGGCTCCTGCACGAACCGCCGCAGGACGAACACCAGCAGCGCCGGCGCCAGCGTGACGGCCATCGTCACCCGCCAACCAAAGCTGCCGATCAGGCCGTACGTCACCGACGCGAGGAAGTAGCCCGCCGCGTAACCGGACGCCATGATGCTCGCCGCGCGTGCGCGGTACCTGTTGTTCCACACCTCGGCGATCAGCGTGGCACCGACCGGGTACTCGACGCCGGACCCCATACCAGCGATGAACCGGAAGACGGCGACCTGCCAGAAGTCCGTGGCGACCGCGGTGAGCGCGGTGAACAAGGCGAACGTCAGGATGCCTGCGGCCAGCACCCGCAGCCGACCGAAGTAGTCGGCGAGCACGCCGAGGATCACCGCGCCGATCGCCCACCCGAGCAGGTAGAGACTCACGGCGATCCCGCCGTAGTACGTCACCTGGTCGGGGGTCGGGGCGGCGCCACCGTTGCTCAGCACGTCGGTCATCGCCGGCCCGACCACGAGCGTGAACAGGCTGCCGTCGAAACCGTCCAGGCCCCACGCGAGCGTCGTTGCCAGCAACGTCAGCCACTGGGCGCGGGTGATCTTCTCCTTCGTCACGACGTTCTCCCTCGACGCTGGGGGCGGTACGGTTCAGGACCCGAACGTGTGGCTGCTCCAGGCCAGTGGCTTGCCCTCGTACTTCGCGACGCGGACGTCACCGGACCGCGCGTGCCCTTCGAACTGCTCGACCCGGGCGGCGCGCCCGCACACTTCGCCGAGCGACGCGCTTGCACTCTTGTCCGTGACCTCCTGGTAGGTGACGGTCTTCAGGTACTTCCCGACCCACAGCCCGCCGGTGTAGCGCGCGGCGCCGAGCGTCGGCAGCACATGGTTGGTCCCGATCACCTTGTCGCCGTAGCTGACACAGGTGCCCTCGCCGAGGAAGATCGCGCCGAAGTTGCGCATCTCGTCCAGCGCCCGCCTGGGCTGGGCGGTGAGGATCTGCACGTGCTCCGACGCGAACATGTCCGCAAGCGCGTACGCCGCCTCGATCGAGTCGACGACGTGCACCTGGCCGTAGTCACGCCAGGCCGGCTCGGCGAAGTCGTTGGTCGGCATGCCGGGCAGCAGCTCCTCCACGTGGCCGAGCGTCTCCTCGGCCAGCTGCCGCGAGGTGGTGATCAGCACCGCGGGTGAGTCCGGCCCGTGCTCGGCCTGGCTGAGCAGGTCCACGGCGACGACGAACGGGTCCGCGGCGTCGTCGGCGACGATGAGCGTCTCGGTGGGACCGGCGAGCAGGTCGATGCCGACCTCGCCGAACAGCTGCCGCTTCGCCTCGGCGACGAACGCGTTGCCGGGTCCGGCGAGCAGGTCGACCTTCGCGATGGTCTCGGTGCCGAGCGAGAGCGCCGCGACCGCCTGCACCCCGCCGAGCAGGTAGATCTCGTCGGCACCCGCCAGGTGCATCGCGGCGATCGTCGCGTCCGGCACCTGGCCGCGGATCGGCGGCGTGCACGCGGCGACCCGCTGCACGCCGGCGGCCTTCGCCGTCACGATGGTCATGTGCGCGGAGGCGGTCAGCGGGTAGCGGCCGCCTGGCACGTACGCACCCGCCGCCGCGACGGGTATGTGCTTCTGCCCGAGGTGCACACCAGGCGCGGTCTCCACCTCCACCTCGGTCATCGACTCGCGCTGGATGCGGGCGAAGTTCCGCACGTTCTCCTGCACCGTCTCGATGTCGCGTACGACCTCCTCGGGCAGCCGGGCGACGGCCGCGTCGATCTGTTCCGCGGAGAGCCGAAAGGTGTCCGGTGCCCAGTCGTCGAAGCGTTTCGAGTACTCCCTGACCGCCGCGTCGCCGCGTGCGCGGACGTCCTCGATGACGGACTGCACGGTGTCGCTGACCTTCGCGCGCGCGGCCGTCACCTCCGTACGTGCCAAGGCCGCTACCTTGAGGATCTCGTGTGCCATCGGTTCTCCTCTCCAGCTCGGGTTTGCCCTTCGATCTCGTCGTCGAGCGCTTCCAAGCTCTTGCCCTTCGTCTCGAAGCCGAGCACCGCGAACATCACTGCGCACAGCGCGTACCAGCCGGCGAAGTAGCAGAACGCCGGCATCAGGTCGGTCACCGTCGCCTCCGGCTTCACCAGGTTGCTCGACCCGACGATCAGCCCCAGCCCGAGCGGGCCGATGACCTTGCCGATGCCGCCGATCCCGTACGCGAACCCCATGCCGGTCGTACGCAGCCAGCTCGGCCACACCTCACCGGAGTACGGCCCGACGATCGCGAACCCGCCCTCGCCGAAGAAGTAGACGACGATCATTAGCAGGAAGAACACCGAGAAGCCGGCGATCGCCACCTGGTCGAGTGCCGCCGCGAGCACCAGCAGCGCCGCGGCGGCGAAGCCCGCGATGATCCCCGCGCGGCGCCTGCCCACCCCTTCGGCGAGGAACGAGAGGCCGAACCGTCCGGCGAGCGCACCGAGCGTCACGAACACCATGTAGAAACCGGACTGCGCCGGGTCTATCGCGAGGATCAGCACGAGCAGCGTGGGCGTCCACAGCGTCAGCCCGTAGTAGCCGGTCTGCGTGCCGAGGTTCGCGATGGTCGCGAGCCAGAAGCTGCGCTTGTACGGCAACAGCGCGCGGATACCCGGCTTGCGTTGCGGCGACTCCACGGCAGGTGCGGCCAGCGGGAGCGACTCGGCGTCGACGTGCAGCGCCCAGGCGATCGAACGGCGCGCGCCCTCCAGGTCGCCCTGCCGCACCAGGTAGCGCGGCGACTCCGGGATCCACAGTCGCATGGTGAAGACCGACAGCCCCATCACGGCGGCGACCATGAGGATGCCCCGCCAACCGATCAGGTCGGAGAGCAGCCACACCATGAGCGAGCCGACAAGGAAGCCGAGCGGCACCGCCGACGTCACCATGCCGACCACGCGCCCGCGCTTCGCGGCCGGCATGAACTCCTGCACCATCGGCAGGTCTACGACGTAGAGGCCACCCGCGCCGAAGCCGACGACCACCCGCAGCACGGTGAGGTAGATCCAGCCGACCGCAGCATCGTCCGGCGTGAGCGCCAGCGCACCGGTCGCCAGCGTGAAGACCGCGATGGTGATGAGGAAGACCCGACGCCGGCCGATCCGGTCGGCCAGCCGCCCGAAGTACAGCGCACCGAGGATCGCGCCGATGCCCGACGAGAGCAGGATGATCGACGACTGCCCGAACGTCAGCGACCACGAGCCGGAGACGAACGTCAGGATGAACCCGATCAGGAAGTAGTCGAGGAACTCCAGACACACCGCCCACGTCGCGAGGTACGCCAGCAGCTGCTGCCGGCGGCTCAGCGCGGTCTGCCTGTCCAACGCGTCGAACATGGTGCTCCCACTCCGTCGTGGTTGCCGGGTCGTGTGTCAGTCGGCGGTCCACCCACCGTCGAGCAGTAGCGACGCCCCGGTCATCAGGGCGGAGGCGGGGCTGGCCAGGAACACCACGGCGCCGCCGATGTCGTCGAGCGTGCCGAGCCGGCCCAGCTTGATCTTGTCCAGCACGCTCGACCGGAACGTCTCGTCGGCGAAGAACGGCTGCGTCATCGGCGTCTCGATGAACGTCGGCGCGAGGGCGTTCACCCGGATCCCGTACGGCGCCAGCTCGATCGCCATGGCCCTGGTGAGTCCTTCGAGCCCCCACTTGGACGCGCAGTACACGCTGCGGTTGGCGCCGCCGACGTGCCCCATCTGCGACGACATGTGGATGATGGCGCCCCCGCGCTCGGCCGCCACGAGCCGTTGCGCCACCAGTTGCGACACGAAGAACGCCGACCGCAGGTTGAGGCCGAGCACGTCGTCGAACGCGTCCGGCGAGACCTCGAGGAACGGTTCAGGCCGGTTGCGTCCCGCACTGTTGACGAGCACGTCGAACGGGTCGAGGTCGGCGAGCCTGTTGCGGCACCCGTCGATGTCGGTCACGTCGAGCACCAGCGGCGTGCATCGGCCGTGCCTGGCCGCGATGGCGGCGCTGGCCTGCTCCACCTCGACCTCGTTGCGTGCCGCGATCACCACGTCGGCGCCGGCACCGGCGAGCGCGAGCGCACTCGCGTACCCCAGGCCCTTGCTGCCTCCGGTGACGAGCGCGCGCCTGCCGGTGAGGGCGAACGACGGCTGTGCCGGGTCAGCCGTGGGCGTGGCCACCGCGACCACCTCCGTCTCGTGCGCGCAGCACTCCACTCCCCCGGTACCTGCAGGCACGCTAATCGCGAGCCGCACGGGGAACATCCACTCATCGGAGGAACTGGAGCCGCACAGCTCCTCGGTTGCGAGGAAGACTGGCCGTCGCGTACGTCCTACCGTCGGGTGGCAACGCCGCCTCGACGAAGAGAGGTCCTGCCGTGACGGAACCGGCCATCACGATCGACCTGTTCGAGAAGTACTACAAGGAGCTGTCGAACTGGGGCCGGTGGGGAACCGACGACCAGCGCGGCACGCTCAACCACATCACCGCGGAGAAGACCGCGGCCGCCGCGCGCCTGGTCCAGGACGGGCGCGCCGTGTCCATGCAACTGCCGCTGGACGGCGACGGCCCGCAGACAGGCGCGTTCGGCCGGGTCAACCCCGTCCACCAGATGGTCGCGACCGGCTCCGACCACCTCGCCGGCACGCAGCCGTACAGCGGCGACCCGCTCGGCTTCGGCTACGCCGACGACAGCCTGTTCTTCTTCCTGCAGGGCGGGACGCAGTGGGACGCGCTCGGCCACATCTTCCGCAACGGCGTGATGTACAACGGGTTCAGCGCCGCCGACGTCAGCGCGCAGGGTGCCGTGCACGGCGGTATCGAGCACGTGTCCAAGGTCGTGTCGCGCGGCGTACTGCTCGACATGCCGCGCTACTTCGCCGTCGACCACCTCGAGCCCGGCCACGCCATCATGCCCGCGGACCTGGACGGAGCGTGCCGCGCCCAGGGCGTCGAGGTCGGCGCCGGCGACGTGGTCATCATCCGTACGGGCGACATGCACGCCCGTCGTACCAAGCCGGGCTGGGCTGGCTTCTCGGTCGGCGACGCGCCTGGCCTGTCGCTGCAGACGGCGCCGTGGTTCCACGAGCGCGATGTCGCCGCGCTGGCCACAGACACCTGGGGCGCGGAGGTACGCCCGAACGAGATCGAAGGCACGTTCCAGCCGCTGCACCTGATCCTGCTCGTCAGCATGGGCATGCTGGTCGGCGAGATCTGGCAGCTGGACGACATCGCAGCGGACTGCGCCGCCGACGGTCGGTACGAGTTCCTGTTCGTCGGCGAGCCGTTGCTCATCCCCGGCGCCGTCGGTTCGCCGCTCAACCCGCTGGCGATCAAGTAACCGCAGCGTCAGCGCAGCGCCGCGGCCGGTGGACGCTCCCGCATCGCGCCGTAGGCCAGCAGGTACGGCGGCAGC
Proteins encoded in this window:
- a CDS encoding CocE/NonD family hydrolase, producing the protein MRIEWNLGIETDDGLVLATDVYRPDDDEVHPVILSAGPYAKGLPFQVGYPHQWNRLVTEHGDQLGGSSNKYQAWEHPDPELWVPHSYAVVRVDTRGTGRTPGEVDFFSPRETRDLYQAVEWAGQQPWSNGRVGLLGISYLATNQWQVAELAPPHLAAICPWEGASDFYREYTHSGGIVSEFMPAWMPFQIETVQYGNPDAPENPNNGRRVTGDEDVDKDERRRLAIDIGGMLDEHPFDDEYYRDRSATLERITVPLLSAANWGGMALHSRGNVEGYLRSSSAQKWLEIHGFEHWTEFYTDYGRDLQRRFFDHFLKGADNGFDRHPPVQLKVRHVDHFVERHEHEWPLARTEWTRYYLDAAGSALSTSRPATPQDASSEARSAGRTFVTEVFGEETEITGPVTLKLFVASTTTDADIFATVHLYDPEGTEVLFSSAFEPRAPLTQGWLRVSHRATDPQRSEPWRPWHTHDAMQPLTPGEVYEVDVEVWPTSIVVPPGYRIGLTVQGQDYDHGGERTPAYAREQFGSGPYWHEHPGDRDKPEYSGTTTLVCDDERQPYLVLPVIPAGA
- a CDS encoding MFS transporter; this encodes MTKEKITRAQWLTLLATTLAWGLDGFDGSLFTLVVGPAMTDVLSNGGAAPTPDQVTYYGGIAVSLYLLGWAIGAVILGVLADYFGRLRVLAAGILTFALFTALTAVATDFWQVAVFRFIAGMGSGVEYPVGATLIAEVWNNRYRARAASIMASGYAAGYFLASVTYGLIGSFGWRVTMAVTLAPALLVFVLRRFVQEPETAVAARRQRRLQRDTGSERPRFTLVELFSPSVRRTTILAMVVCAGSLVSFWSITTWAPQMIRNLGAAPDDAITQVALGTALLNLGGFLGYASWGFIADVVGRRPAFAISIACMWGGSFALFPWGWGFGAYLVVLPVIGFGIFGTFSGCAVWFPELFAPPIRATAMSFTNSFGRILTAPGPVFAGVIAASWFGGSLPQAVMVVASFGLVAAIGVLLLPETRGRMVHGWTPDTTATRQAEGAG
- the hisD gene encoding histidinol dehydrogenase, which codes for MAHEILKVAALARTEVTAARAKVSDTVQSVIEDVRARGDAAVREYSKRFDDWAPDTFRLSAEQIDAAVARLPEEVVRDIETVQENVRNFARIQRESMTEVEVETAPGVHLGQKHIPVAAAGAYVPGGRYPLTASAHMTIVTAKAAGVQRVAACTPPIRGQVPDATIAAMHLAGADEIYLLGGVQAVAALSLGTETIAKVDLLAGPGNAFVAEAKRQLFGEVGIDLLAGPTETLIVADDAADPFVVAVDLLSQAEHGPDSPAVLITTSRQLAEETLGHVEELLPGMPTNDFAEPAWRDYGQVHVVDSIEAAYALADMFASEHVQILTAQPRRALDEMRNFGAIFLGEGTCVSYGDKVIGTNHVLPTLGAARYTGGLWVGKYLKTVTYQEVTDKSASASLGEVCGRAARVEQFEGHARSGDVRVAKYEGKPLAWSSHTFGS
- a CDS encoding MFS transporter — encoded protein: MFDALDRQTALSRRQQLLAYLATWAVCLEFLDYFLIGFILTFVSGSWSLTFGQSSIILLSSGIGAILGALYFGRLADRIGRRRVFLITIAVFTLATGALALTPDDAAVGWIYLTVLRVVVGFGAGGLYVVDLPMVQEFMPAAKRGRVVGMVTSAVPLGFLVGSLMVWLLSDLIGWRGILMVAAVMGLSVFTMRLWIPESPRYLVRQGDLEGARRSIAWALHVDAESLPLAAPAVESPQRKPGIRALLPYKRSFWLATIANLGTQTGYYGLTLWTPTLLVLILAIDPAQSGFYMVFVTLGALAGRFGLSFLAEGVGRRRAGIIAGFAAAALLVLAAALDQVAIAGFSVFFLLMIVVYFFGEGGFAIVGPYSGEVWPSWLRTTGMGFAYGIGGIGKVIGPLGLGLIVGSSNLVKPEATVTDLMPAFCYFAGWYALCAVMFAVLGFETKGKSLEALDDEIEGQTRAGEENRWHTRSSR
- a CDS encoding SDR family oxidoreductase, which translates into the protein MFPVRLAISVPAGTGGVECCAHETEVVAVATPTADPAQPSFALTGRRALVTGGSKGLGYASALALAGAGADVVIAARNEVEVEQASAAIAARHGRCTPLVLDVTDIDGCRNRLADLDPFDVLVNSAGRNRPEPFLEVSPDAFDDVLGLNLRSAFFVSQLVAQRLVAAERGGAIIHMSSQMGHVGGANRSVYCASKWGLEGLTRAMAIELAPYGIRVNALAPTFIETPMTQPFFADETFRSSVLDKIKLGRLGTLDDIGGAVVFLASPASALMTGASLLLDGGWTAD
- a CDS encoding cyclase family protein, producing the protein MDLFEKYYKELSNWGRWGTDDQRGTLNHITAEKTAAAARLVQDGRAVSMQLPLDGDGPQTGAFGRVNPVHQMVATGSDHLAGTQPYSGDPLGFGYADDSLFFFLQGGTQWDALGHIFRNGVMYNGFSAADVSAQGAVHGGIEHVSKVVSRGVLLDMPRYFAVDHLEPGHAIMPADLDGACRAQGVEVGAGDVVIIRTGDMHARRTKPGWAGFSVGDAPGLSLQTAPWFHERDVAALATDTWGAEVRPNEIEGTFQPLHLILLVSMGMLVGEIWQLDDIAADCAADGRYEFLFVGEPLLIPGAVGSPLNPLAIK